The following proteins are co-located in the Pseudomonas sp. ATCC 13867 genome:
- a CDS encoding UPF0149 family protein, which produces MSFADQLSRLQAFLDADDLHEEALDYVAAHGYLTALAICPEEVPEREWIDALFAEPPHYRSDEERSEIEGTLVQLKAHVTRLLASDEELELPCEPYLGAEPDDSDIRGWCIGFMEGVFLREAIWFEQAEEEVSELLLPIMVGSGLFDEQPEFDEIARDRQLVDDMVAQIPELLTNLFLLCQAPEEKPALLKPRTH; this is translated from the coding sequence ATGTCCTTCGCCGACCAACTGTCCCGCCTGCAAGCCTTTCTCGATGCCGATGACCTGCACGAGGAAGCCTTGGATTACGTGGCGGCACACGGCTACCTGACCGCCCTGGCGATCTGCCCGGAGGAAGTGCCGGAGCGCGAGTGGATCGATGCCCTGTTCGCCGAGCCGCCGCACTACCGCAGCGACGAGGAGCGCAGCGAGATCGAAGGCACCCTGGTCCAGCTCAAGGCGCACGTCACCCGCCTGCTGGCCAGCGACGAAGAGCTGGAACTGCCGTGCGAACCCTACCTGGGCGCCGAGCCGGACGACTCCGACATCCGCGGCTGGTGCATTGGCTTCATGGAAGGCGTATTCCTGCGCGAGGCCATCTGGTTCGAACAGGCCGAGGAAGAAGTCAGCGAGCTGCTGCTGCCGATCATGGTCGGTTCCGGACTGTTCGACGAACAGCCCGAGTTCGACGAAATCGCCCGTGACCGCCAACTGGTGGACGACATGGTCGCGCAGATCCCCGAGCTGCTGACCAACCTGTTCCTGCTGTGCCAGGCCCCGGAAGAAAAGCCGGCCCTGCTCAAGCCCCGCACTCACTGA
- a CDS encoding YbaN family protein: MPREIRQSRHAWVRYCLLGVGWLSVTLGVIGIFLPVLPTTPFLLLAAACFMRSSQRFYDWLVNHPKLGPWIRDYLDGEGIPLKGKVYAIGLMWCSILISGFLVQRPWAWAFMLTSATLVSIYLIRTKTRRLD, translated from the coding sequence ATGCCTCGAGAAATCCGCCAGAGCCGCCACGCCTGGGTTCGCTACTGCCTGCTCGGCGTGGGCTGGCTCAGCGTGACGCTGGGCGTGATCGGCATCTTCCTGCCGGTCCTGCCCACCACGCCCTTCCTCCTGCTCGCCGCCGCCTGCTTCATGCGCAGCTCCCAGCGCTTCTACGACTGGCTGGTGAACCACCCGAAGCTCGGCCCGTGGATTCGCGACTACCTGGACGGCGAAGGCATCCCGCTCAAGGGCAAGGTCTACGCCATCGGCCTGATGTGGTGCAGCATCCTGATCTCCGGCTTCCTGGTGCAGCGCCCCTGGGCCTGGGCGTTCATGCTGACCAGCGCAACCCTGGTGAGCATTTATCTGATCCGCACCAAGACCCGGCGCCTAGACTGA
- a CDS encoding heavy metal sensor histidine kinase, with amino-acid sequence MFAGAALGIFLLIGSALYCVLDGQIERLQRSELDTRFNMVARMLDKPDLAERWPHMQLKLNTLSQEYQLIRFWIDSDDSRFRYGQPNDAVRRMLGSGNGYAELELPDHDSRLSARVGVLPASGSRPALVLLAAIDSVAFQHARHATLITLFVLSALGIALATLCGHWIARVGLRPVRDLSAEARQISPKQLSQRLRLEGLPTELSALAGAFNEALDRLEQAYLRLESFNADVAHELRTPLANLIGQSQVALSRERSAPDYEEVLQSNLEELERLRAIVNDMLFLARVDQGGLAAERVETSLAAEVATTVDFLEVIFDEQGVQVNLRGDARACVERALFQRAVTNLLYNAAQHTAPGGRIEVRLSGERGAALVEVSNPGEPINAEQRARLFERFYRADLARANSQTSHGLGLSIVKAVASMHGGSVFVRSEGGVNTFGFTVDAVGPVVAAPVPEEGGQVPPLTPRSV; translated from the coding sequence ATGTTCGCCGGCGCCGCGCTGGGTATCTTCCTGCTGATCGGCTCGGCCCTCTACTGCGTGCTGGACGGGCAGATCGAGCGCCTGCAGCGCTCGGAGCTGGACACCCGCTTCAACATGGTCGCACGCATGCTCGACAAGCCCGACCTGGCCGAACGCTGGCCGCACATGCAGCTCAAGCTCAACACCCTGAGCCAGGAGTACCAGCTGATCCGCTTCTGGATCGACAGCGACGACTCGCGCTTCCGCTATGGCCAGCCCAACGACGCGGTACGGCGGATGCTCGGCAGCGGCAACGGCTACGCCGAACTGGAACTGCCCGATCATGATTCGCGGCTCAGCGCCCGCGTCGGCGTGCTGCCGGCCAGCGGCTCGCGCCCGGCGCTGGTGCTGCTCGCGGCGATCGACAGCGTGGCCTTCCAGCATGCCCGCCACGCCACGCTGATCACCCTGTTCGTGCTGTCCGCGCTGGGCATCGCCCTGGCGACGCTGTGCGGGCACTGGATCGCCCGGGTGGGCCTGCGGCCGGTACGCGATCTCTCCGCCGAGGCGCGGCAGATCAGCCCGAAGCAGCTGTCCCAGCGCCTGCGCCTGGAGGGCCTGCCAACTGAGCTGTCAGCGCTGGCCGGTGCCTTCAATGAGGCACTGGATCGGCTGGAGCAGGCCTACCTGCGCCTGGAGTCGTTCAACGCCGATGTCGCCCACGAACTGCGCACGCCGCTGGCCAACCTGATCGGCCAGAGCCAGGTGGCGTTGTCCCGCGAGCGCAGCGCGCCGGATTACGAAGAGGTGCTGCAGTCCAACCTGGAAGAGCTGGAACGCCTGCGCGCCATCGTCAACGACATGCTGTTCCTCGCCCGCGTCGATCAGGGCGGGCTGGCGGCCGAGCGGGTGGAAACCTCGCTGGCGGCCGAAGTGGCGACGACTGTGGATTTCCTCGAGGTGATCTTCGACGAGCAGGGCGTTCAGGTGAACCTTCGTGGCGATGCCCGTGCCTGTGTCGAGCGGGCGCTGTTCCAGCGAGCGGTGACCAACCTGCTGTACAACGCCGCCCAGCACACCGCGCCAGGCGGTCGCATCGAGGTGCGCCTGAGCGGCGAGCGCGGCGCCGCGCTGGTGGAAGTCAGCAACCCCGGCGAGCCGATCAACGCCGAGCAGCGTGCGCGGCTGTTCGAGCGCTTCTACCGCGCCGACCTGGCCCGCGCCAACAGCCAGACCAGCCACGGGCTGGGGCTGTCCATCGTCAAGGCGGTGGCGAGCATGCACGGCGGTTCGGTATTCGTGCGCAGCGAAGGCGGGGTGAACACCTTCGGCTTCACCGTGGATGCGGTGGGGCCGGTGGTGGCGGCGCCAGTGCCGGAGGAGGGCGGCCAGGTGCCGCCGCTGACTCCGCGATCAGTCTAG
- a CDS encoding heavy metal response regulator transcription factor: MRVLIVEDESKTADYLQRGLSEQGFTVDVASNGIDGRHLALNGEYDVIVLDVMLPGIDGYGVLRALREQRQTPVIMLTARERVEDRVRGLREGADDYLIKPFSFLELVARLQALTRRGAHLESATQMRIADLAIDLVSRRVQRGGTRLELTAKEYSLLCVLAQRSGEILSKTAIAELVWDINFDTDTNVVEVAIKRLRAKLDGPFDTKLLHTIRGMGYVLESRTAQEREA, translated from the coding sequence ATGCGCGTACTGATTGTCGAAGACGAGAGCAAGACCGCCGACTACCTGCAGCGCGGGCTGAGCGAGCAGGGCTTCACCGTGGACGTCGCCAGCAACGGCATCGACGGCCGGCACCTGGCGCTCAATGGCGAATACGACGTCATCGTCCTCGACGTGATGCTCCCCGGCATCGACGGCTACGGCGTGCTGCGCGCCCTGCGTGAACAGCGGCAGACGCCGGTGATCATGCTCACCGCCCGCGAGCGTGTGGAAGACCGCGTGCGCGGCCTGCGCGAGGGCGCCGACGATTACCTGATCAAGCCGTTCTCCTTCCTCGAACTGGTGGCGCGCCTGCAAGCCCTGACCCGCCGTGGCGCACACCTGGAAAGCGCCACACAGATGCGCATCGCCGACCTCGCCATCGATCTGGTCAGCCGCCGCGTGCAGCGTGGCGGCACGCGCCTGGAACTGACCGCCAAGGAGTATTCGCTGCTCTGCGTGCTGGCCCAGCGCAGTGGCGAAATCCTCTCCAAGACGGCCATCGCCGAGCTGGTCTGGGACATCAATTTCGACACCGACACCAACGTCGTGGAGGTCGCCATCAAGCGTCTGCGCGCCAAGCTCGACGGGCCCTTCGACACTAAGCTGCTGCATACCATCCGGGGCATGGGCTACGTGCTGGAAAGCCGCACGGCCCAGGAGCGCGAGGCGTGA
- a CDS encoding multidrug efflux RND transporter permease subunit has protein sequence MSVRAGMSGWCVRHPIATCLLTIASLLLGLLAFFRLGVAPLPQVDFPTIQVQALLPGGSPETMASSVATPLEVQFSAIPGITQMLSTSALGSTTLTLQFDLEKNIDVAAQEVTAAINAAAGRLPADMPNLPTWRKINPADSPIMIVRVNSELMPLIELSDLAEVLLSRQLSQISGVGQIFVVGQQRPAIRIQAQPEKLAAFRLTLADLRQSLQSASINQAKGALFGDGRVSTLAANDQLFSPNEYGDLVVAYRAGAPVFLRDLAKVVKAPEDDYVQAWPDGRPGVALVILRQPGANIVETSDAIQAELPRLREMLPAGVEVEVLNDRTRTIRASLHEVELTLLLTMGLVVLVMGLFLRQLSATLIVATVLAVSLSASFAAMYLLGFTLNNLTLVALIIAVGFIVDDAIVVVENIHRHLEQGKDRVQAALAGASEISFTVVSISFSLIAAFIPLLFMGGIVGRLFREFAVSVTAAILISVLASLTIAPMLASRFMGAPHHHKSGHGHDDGGIAGWLLARYARGLDWSLHHQRTVLAGFVVCVAIAVGGYVGIPKGFFPSQDTAFVFGTTQAAEDISYADMAEKHKQLAVIVAADPAVQSYNHAIGITGGSQSLANGRFWIVLKDRGDRDVSVDEFINRIRPKLAKVPGIVLYLRSAQDINLATGPVRTQYQYALRSNDSAALAQWADRLTQRLKEEGGLQDVSNDLQMGASVTSLEIDRVAAARFGLSAEDVSQTLYDAFGQRQVGEFQTEVNQYKVILELDSRQRGRAESLAWFHLRSPLTGEMVPLAALARVTPAKSGPLQINHNGMFPAVTLSFNLSPGVALGDAVSLVQRAQAEIGMPSSISGEFQGAAAAFQSSLASQPLLILAALFAVYVILGVLYESFVHPLTILSTLPSAGIGAVFLLWGWGLEFSVMALIGLVLLIGIVKKNGILMVDFALAAQRQRGLSPYDAIREACLARFRPIMMTTLAALLGAIPLMIGFGTGSELRQPLGVAVVGGLLFSQALTLFSTPVVYLALDRLFHRQQPAPAALGGAV, from the coding sequence GTGAGCGTGCGCGCCGGCATGTCCGGCTGGTGCGTGCGCCACCCCATCGCCACCTGCCTGCTGACCATCGCCTCGCTGCTACTCGGCCTGCTGGCGTTCTTCCGTCTTGGCGTGGCGCCACTGCCGCAGGTGGATTTCCCCACCATCCAGGTGCAGGCGCTGTTGCCCGGCGGCAGCCCGGAAACCATGGCGTCTTCGGTGGCGACTCCGCTGGAAGTGCAGTTCAGCGCCATCCCCGGCATCACCCAGATGCTCTCCACCAGCGCTTTGGGCTCGACCACCCTGACGCTGCAGTTCGACCTGGAAAAGAACATCGACGTCGCCGCCCAGGAGGTCACCGCCGCGATCAACGCCGCCGCCGGGCGCCTGCCGGCGGACATGCCGAACCTGCCGACCTGGCGCAAGATCAACCCGGCGGACAGCCCGATCATGATCGTCCGGGTGAATTCCGAGCTGATGCCGCTGATCGAGCTCAGTGACCTTGCCGAAGTGCTGCTGTCACGCCAGCTCAGCCAGATCAGCGGGGTCGGGCAGATCTTCGTGGTCGGCCAGCAGCGCCCGGCGATCCGCATCCAGGCGCAGCCGGAGAAGCTGGCTGCGTTCCGCCTGACCCTGGCCGACCTGCGCCAGTCGCTGCAGTCGGCGAGCATCAACCAGGCCAAGGGCGCGCTGTTCGGCGACGGCCGCGTGTCCACCCTGGCGGCCAACGACCAGTTGTTCAGTCCCAATGAATATGGCGACCTAGTGGTGGCCTACCGCGCCGGGGCACCGGTGTTCCTGCGCGATCTGGCGAAGGTGGTGAAGGCGCCGGAAGACGACTACGTGCAGGCCTGGCCGGACGGCCGCCCCGGCGTGGCGCTGGTGATCCTGCGCCAGCCCGGCGCGAACATCGTCGAGACCTCCGATGCCATCCAGGCCGAGCTGCCGCGCCTGCGTGAAATGCTGCCGGCGGGCGTCGAGGTGGAAGTGCTCAACGATCGCACCCGCACCATTCGAGCCTCGCTGCATGAAGTGGAGCTGACCCTGCTGTTGACCATGGGGTTGGTGGTGCTGGTGATGGGGCTGTTCCTGCGCCAGCTGTCGGCCACCCTGATCGTCGCCACCGTGCTGGCGGTGTCGCTCAGCGCCAGCTTCGCGGCCATGTACCTGCTGGGCTTCACCCTGAACAACCTGACATTGGTGGCGCTGATCATTGCCGTGGGCTTCATCGTCGACGACGCCATCGTGGTGGTGGAGAACATCCACCGCCACCTGGAGCAGGGCAAGGACCGGGTGCAGGCGGCACTGGCCGGCGCCTCGGAGATCAGCTTCACGGTGGTCTCCATCAGCTTCTCGCTGATCGCCGCGTTCATCCCGCTGCTGTTCATGGGCGGCATCGTCGGGCGGCTGTTCCGCGAGTTCGCCGTCAGCGTCACGGCGGCCATCCTGATTTCGGTGCTGGCCTCGCTGACCATCGCGCCGATGCTCGCCTCGCGCTTCATGGGGGCGCCCCATCACCATAAAAGCGGGCACGGGCACGACGACGGAGGCATCGCCGGCTGGCTGCTGGCACGCTACGCCCGGGGGCTGGACTGGTCGCTGCATCACCAGCGCACGGTGCTGGCTGGCTTCGTGGTCTGCGTGGCCATCGCGGTGGGCGGCTACGTCGGCATTCCCAAGGGCTTCTTCCCGTCCCAGGACACCGCCTTCGTCTTCGGCACCACCCAGGCCGCCGAGGACATCTCCTATGCCGACATGGCCGAGAAGCACAAGCAGCTCGCCGTCATCGTTGCCGCCGACCCGGCGGTGCAGAGCTACAACCACGCCATCGGCATCACCGGCGGCAGCCAGAGCCTGGCCAACGGACGCTTCTGGATCGTGCTCAAGGACCGTGGCGACCGCGACGTCTCGGTGGACGAGTTCATCAACCGCATCCGCCCCAAGCTGGCCAAGGTGCCGGGCATCGTCCTCTACCTGCGTTCGGCGCAGGACATCAACCTCGCCACCGGGCCGGTGCGCACCCAGTACCAGTACGCCCTGCGCAGCAACGACAGCGCGGCGCTGGCGCAGTGGGCGGATCGCCTGACCCAGCGGCTGAAGGAGGAGGGCGGCCTGCAGGATGTGTCCAACGACCTGCAGATGGGCGCCAGCGTCACCTCGCTCGAGATCGACCGGGTGGCGGCGGCGCGCTTCGGGCTGTCCGCCGAGGACGTCAGCCAGACCCTCTACGACGCCTTCGGCCAGCGCCAGGTCGGCGAATTCCAGACCGAGGTCAACCAGTACAAGGTCATCCTCGAACTGGATTCGCGCCAGCGCGGCCGCGCGGAAAGCCTGGCCTGGTTCCACCTGCGTTCGCCGCTGACCGGCGAGATGGTGCCGCTGGCAGCGCTGGCGCGGGTCACACCGGCCAAGTCCGGGCCGCTGCAGATCAACCACAACGGCATGTTCCCGGCCGTCACGCTGTCCTTCAACCTGTCGCCGGGCGTGGCCCTGGGCGATGCGGTCAGCCTGGTGCAGCGGGCGCAGGCGGAGATCGGCATGCCGTCGAGCATCAGCGGCGAATTCCAGGGCGCCGCGGCGGCCTTCCAGAGTTCGCTGGCCAGCCAGCCGCTGTTGATCCTCGCGGCGCTGTTTGCGGTCTACGTGATCCTGGGCGTGCTCTACGAGAGCTTCGTGCACCCGCTGACCATTCTTTCCACCTTGCCCTCGGCCGGCATCGGCGCGGTGTTCCTGCTCTGGGGCTGGGGCCTGGAGTTCTCGGTGATGGCGCTGATCGGCCTGGTGCTGCTGATCGGCATCGTCAAGAAGAACGGCATCCTGATGGTCGACTTCGCCCTGGCCGCGCAACGCCAGCGTGGGCTGTCGCCCTACGACGCGATCCGCGAGGCGTGCCTGGCGCGCTTCCGGCCGATCATGATGACCACGCTGGCCGCGCTGCTGGGGGCGATCCCGCTGATGATCGGCTTCGGTACCGGCTCGGAACTGCGCCAGCCGCTGGGTGTGGCGGTGGTCGGCGGGCTGCTCTTCAGCCAGGCGCTGACCCTGTTCAGCACGCCGGTGGTGTACCTGGCGCTGGACCGGCTGTTCCATCGCCAGCAACCGGCACCGGCCGCGCTGGGAGGTGCGGTATGA
- a CDS encoding efflux RND transporter periplasmic adaptor subunit — protein MQGQRRVWLAAGVLGVAALGAGFWGFAGRHEAPQAAAQTAGVPVTLARVAREDLTQNLDGVGTVTSLHSVLVRPQVEGQLTALLVEEGQMVKEGELLATIDDRAINAALEQAEATRQSNQAQLRIVEQDLVRYQTLSQRGSISRQTLEQTEAEAARLRATLRGNQATIDAERVRLSYTRITSPVAGRVGIRNVDVGNLLRTNDSSGLFTVTQMSPISVVFALPQESLPQLQPLMKGDSPVIARSRDGGQLLGEGHLRSIDNQVASSTGTIRVRAVFDNKDDQLWPGQFVAIDLQSGVLRNGLVLDSRAVRRGLDGAFVFRIEDGKAQKVPVRIVQEVDGRTLVEGLAADDEVVLDGHSRLTPGARVDVQGDVQTLARRSEP, from the coding sequence ATGCAGGGGCAACGGCGGGTTTGGCTGGCGGCGGGAGTGCTGGGAGTGGCGGCGCTGGGAGCGGGCTTCTGGGGCTTTGCCGGCCGGCACGAGGCGCCCCAGGCCGCGGCGCAGACAGCCGGCGTGCCGGTGACCCTGGCGCGCGTGGCCCGCGAGGACCTGACGCAGAACCTCGACGGCGTCGGCACCGTTACCTCGCTGCACAGCGTGCTGGTGCGCCCGCAGGTCGAAGGCCAGCTCACCGCGTTGCTGGTGGAAGAGGGGCAGATGGTCAAGGAGGGCGAACTGCTGGCGACCATCGACGACCGCGCCATCAACGCCGCGCTGGAGCAGGCCGAGGCGACCAGGCAAAGCAATCAGGCGCAGTTGCGCATCGTCGAGCAGGATCTCGTGCGCTACCAGACGCTGAGCCAGCGCGGATCGATTTCCCGCCAGACCCTGGAGCAGACCGAAGCCGAGGCAGCGCGCCTGCGCGCCACCCTGCGCGGCAACCAGGCCACCATCGACGCCGAGCGCGTGCGCCTGTCCTACACCCGCATCACCTCGCCGGTCGCCGGCCGCGTCGGCATCCGCAACGTCGACGTCGGCAACCTGCTGCGCACCAATGACAGCAGCGGCCTGTTCACCGTCACCCAGATGTCGCCGATCTCGGTGGTCTTCGCCCTGCCGCAGGAAAGCCTGCCGCAACTGCAACCGCTGATGAAGGGCGATTCCCCGGTGATCGCGCGCAGCCGCGACGGCGGCCAGCTGCTCGGCGAGGGCCACCTGCGCAGTATCGACAACCAGGTCGCCAGCAGCACCGGGACCATCCGCGTGCGTGCGGTCTTCGACAACAAGGACGACCAGCTCTGGCCGGGGCAGTTCGTCGCCATCGACCTGCAGTCCGGGGTGCTGCGCAACGGTCTGGTGCTGGATAGCCGCGCCGTGCGCCGTGGCCTGGATGGCGCCTTCGTGTTTCGTATCGAGGACGGCAAGGCGCAGAAGGTGCCGGTGCGCATTGTCCAGGAAGTGGATGGCCGCACCCTGGTCGAAGGCCTCGCGGCGGACGATGAAGTGGTGCTCGACGGCCACTCGCGCCTGACCCCCGGCGCCCGGGTGGACGTGCAGGGCGACGTGCAGACCCTGGCCCGCCGGAGCGAGCCGTGA
- the lapG gene encoding cysteine protease LapG: MQPTGGALRLFASPPRLRAGALLLALLALTAGATWNFDAILKNAEQRYGNLGTAKTRIESWGRLIDDSENLDEAAKLKAVNAFFNGALVFTDDRTVWHQEDYWATPIESLYKGAGDCEDYSIAKFITLRRLGVASDKLRITYVKALQQNQAHMVLTYYASPTAEPLVLDNLIPQIRPASQRKDLLPVYAFNAEGLWLPGPGGGKRTGDSKKLSRWQDLLTKMRAEGLDLDETR, translated from the coding sequence ATGCAGCCAACCGGAGGAGCCCTCAGGCTGTTCGCCAGCCCGCCGCGTCTGCGGGCCGGCGCGCTGCTGCTCGCGCTCCTCGCGCTGACCGCCGGCGCCACCTGGAACTTCGACGCCATCCTGAAGAATGCCGAGCAGCGCTACGGCAACCTGGGCACCGCGAAAACACGCATCGAGTCCTGGGGCCGGCTGATCGACGACAGCGAGAACCTCGACGAAGCCGCCAAGCTCAAGGCGGTGAACGCCTTCTTCAACGGCGCCCTGGTGTTCACCGACGACCGCACCGTCTGGCACCAGGAGGACTACTGGGCGACGCCCATCGAATCCCTCTACAAAGGCGCCGGCGACTGCGAGGACTACTCCATCGCCAAGTTCATCACCCTGCGCCGCCTCGGGGTCGCCAGCGACAAGCTGCGCATCACCTACGTCAAGGCACTGCAGCAGAACCAGGCGCACATGGTGCTCACCTACTACGCCTCCCCCACCGCCGAGCCGCTGGTGCTGGACAACCTGATCCCGCAGATCAGGCCAGCCTCCCAGCGCAAGGACCTCCTGCCCGTCTACGCCTTCAACGCCGAAGGGCTGTGGCTGCCCGGCCCCGGCGGCGGCAAGCGCACCGGCGACAGCAAGAAGCTGTCGCGCTGGCAGGACCTGTTGACCAAGATGCGCGCCGAGGGCCTGGACCTCGACGAGACGCGATAG